The region GGTCGAGGAAGACGTGGCCTTCGGACCGCACAACCTGGGGCTTCCGCCTGCCGAGGTTGCCGCCAGGGTGGAGCGCGCCCTCGAAGCCGTCGAGGTGACCGACCTGGCGGACAGGCCCCCGAATCACCTCAGCTTCGGGCAGAAGCGGAGGGTCGCCATCGCCGGTGTGCTCGCCATGGAGCCGGACATCCTCGTGTTCGACGAGCCGACTTCGAACCTCGACCCCGCCAGCCGGCGCGAGCTCACGAACGTGCTCGAGTCCCTCGACATCACGATGCTGATCGTCACCCATGACCTGCCGTTCGCGCTCGAGTTGTGCCCTCGCTCGATCGTCATCGACGGCGGGAGGATCGTCGCCGACGGTGACACGAGGGCGCTGCTCGCCGACGAACGGCGGATGCGGGCTCACAGGCTGGAGCTCCCGTTCGGCTATCGCGTCGCCGATGCCCCGGCAACACGGCCCAGCTAGACATCCCACGGGTGGAAGTTGTCAAGCGGCTTTGTCGTTGCGGTGGGCCCAGGCGGTGTGTTCGTCGTAGGGGGTTTGGTGGCGGAGGCAGCCGTGGAGGATCCCGACGAGGCGGTTGGCGAGGACCCGCAGCGCC is a window of Acidimicrobiia bacterium DNA encoding:
- a CDS encoding ABC transporter ATP-binding protein, encoding MSVPTIAVTGLSYRYPDGTEALRDVDLHIHDGERVALLGPNGAGKTTLVLHMNGIHMPQNGVVAVGGLTLTTATVKEARRRVGIVFQDPDDQLFMPTVEEDVAFGPHNLGLPPAEVAARVERALEAVEVTDLADRPPNHLSFGQKRRVAIAGVLAMEPDILVFDEPTSNLDPASRRELTNVLESLDITMLIVTHDLPFALELCPRSIVIDGGRIVADGDTRALLADERRMRAHRLELPFGYRVADAPATRPS